The nucleotide window GATCTCGATCGTCCCCCGCGCCGTGTCCAGCCGGAAATCGCTGCCCACTTCCAGGGTTCCGGCCAGCCAGAGCGCGGTTCGCACCAGGCGCTCATCAGGGAGTGCGCCGCCGCTCGACAAGACGAGCGGCGTGCGGGCGTCATCGATCAGCACGCTGTCGGCTTCATCCACGACGGCGAAGCAGAGACCCCGCAGCACGGCTCCGTCGGTCGTTTCCTCCCGCGGCTGTGCAAGGCGTCGCGCCAGCCGGCGCCCGTCGGCCACGAGGAGCCGATCCTGAAGGTAGTCGAAGGCCACCTGCTTGTTCGTCACGTAGGTCACGTCGCAGGCGTAGGCGTCTCTGCGGACTGCGCGTTCCGGCTGTTCCTCGACCACCGTTCCCGTCGTGAGCCCGAGCCTCTGGTACAGGGGCGCCATCGACGCGGCATCCCGCGCGACGAGATAGTCGTTCGCGGTAATGACGTGGACCGGGATGCCTGCCAGGGCAGCCGTCGCTGCTGGAAGGGTCGCGGTGAGTGTCTTTCCCTCGCCGGTCTCGAGCTCTGCCAGACCGCGGCGCGCCATCACGAGCCCGCCGTAGAGCTGGACATCGTAGTACGGGGTGCCCAGCGTTCGGCCCGCCACCTCACGAAGAAGCGCGAAGGCCTCCGGGAGGAGCTCCTCCTTGAAACCCTCCCGGCGAAGACGTACCCGCAACGCCGCAAGCCGCTCGTCGAGCTGTACCTCGCGGAGCTCCCCAAGCCCACTCGCCGCCTGCTCGACGGAGTCTGCGAAGCCACCGACGGCCTCGCGGCTCACGCTCGCCTTGGCTCCCACGCTGCCGCGCGCCCATTGCAGCGCGCGAGAGAAGAAAGGCGGCCGCACGTCCCGGCGCTCGGGGTACGGCCCCAGGGCCACGCCGGGCCGCAGGGACATCGTCGCTCCACACGGACTAGACACCGAGCTGCCTCAGGAACAGACGCCGCAGCGAGCGGAAGGCGCGAAGGCCTACGGGCTCGGCGCCGTGGTCGAAGCGCACGTGTACGAACTCGCCCACAGCACGAAGGTGCCCGGGCGGCAGCTCGAGATCGAACTGGAACATCGGCTCCAGGGTGCGCAATCCGTCGGGATCCGCGGGGTCGACGGCCAGGGGCCCGCCCCCCGCAGTTCCCAGGGCCGCGGTCGGCAGGCGATGGCCCGCGGCCGGCACCTCGCGCACGATGCGACCTGGAAGCTCACGCGTCGGCGCGTGCGCCATGCGCACTCCGACCTCCCGGGTGCGCTCCCGGATCAACGCGACATCGTCCTGGCTCACGACGACCCGCGCCGTAGCGGATCCGAGATCGAGGACATAGCCCAGCAGGTCGCCCTGTCGGACGTAGCGCCCCACCCAGTCCCGGCCTCCTTCGAGGAGGAACATTCCCACCAAGGGGCTTCGGATCACCTCCTCTCTCGCCTGCTCCCGCAGACGGTTCAGCGCGGCTTCGGCACCGGCGAGGCGCTCGCGGGCGATCTCCGTGCGGACCCGATCCTTCTGCACGAAGGCCTGCAGCTCCTGACGAAGCTCCTGCCAGCGCGCCTCCGCGGCGCGCCGGCGAGCCTCGAGCAGCGGATCGCGAATCCGGAACAGCGGGTCTCCCGCGCGCACCGCCCGGTGCGGCTCGGCCAGCACCTCGACCACGAAGCCCTCGCCGGCGGCGCGAACGTGGGCCCTTTCGGGAAGCCAGGTCACAGCCGGGCTGTGGGTATGCAGTGGGACCGGCACGATGAAGACGGCGACCAGCGCTGCGACCAGCAGGCCGCCCCCGCCTAGCAACGCCCTGCCCCGTCGCTCACCGACGGAGGGATCGGTCAGCAGCCACGAGCCGTGGCGTACCAGCGGCACGCCCACCCGCAGCAGCAACGTGAACACTGCCAGCGCCACGCCGAGGACGAAGAACTGCCCAGCCAGGTAGAGTGCGATGCCGAGCATCACCCCGAGCTGGTAGAGCGTCGATGCGATGGCATAGCCGACCAACCAGGGCGTTTCACCGGGTGCGGTCTCCGGCAGACGTGTCTCGCGCAGGCCCAGGAGCTTCTGCTTCACGAGGGCGCCCACGAAGGCTTGACCGCGCGCAGCGAGGTTGGGGATCTCGATCGCATCCGCGAGCACGTAGTAGCCGTCGAAACGCAGCAACGGATTGCCGTTGAACAACAGGGTCGAAATGCCACCCACCAGCATCACGGCGTAGGCCACATGGCGCACGAAGCCGGGCTCCACCACCAGCCACACGAACAGCGCCAGCGACGCCAGCAGGAGCTCGACCCCGATGCCGGCCGCGCTCACCAGCATGCGTCGGTGCTTCTCGGGGAACACCGCCGAGGCCGAGGCGTCTACGTAGGGAACCGGCAGGAAGACCAGGAACATCACGCCGATCTCGTGCACGTCGCCACCCCAGCGTTTCACGGCGAAGGCATGGCCGAGCTCGTGAACGACCTTGACCAGCGGATAGGTGAACCAGAGTGCGAGCACGCTCTCGGGCTCGAACACGGAATCGCCTGCAGCAACGAGCTCCGGGAGGTGTTGGAGTGCGGCGACCGCCGCCGCCAGGATCACCCCCGCGGTCAGGAGCGCACCGGCGCGGCTGAAGATCGGCTGGACACACCAGAGCCAGCGCTCGAGAAACGCGTCCGGATCGAGGAGCGGCACGCGGAAGGAGACCGGGTTGCGCTGGCTGCGGGCTTCCTGTCGCTCTTCCTCTTGAACGCGCTCGAAGAGCGCAGCGGTATCGGGCGGGAGATCGCCGCGCAGGAAGCCTGCACCGTGGAGGACGCCGAGGAGCTGGAGGGCCTCGTCCTGGGTGGGCGCGTCGTCCCCGAATCGCTGGGCGACCGCCTCCCAGGCGGCTTG belongs to bacterium and includes:
- a CDS encoding PqqD family peptide modification chaperone — protein: MDPLHSPSWYRVAELRPRLSSQVRFGRHMVRGQCWYVARHPTTGNVHRLAPAAHALVEQLDGECTTQAAWEAVAQRFGDDAPTQDEALQLLGVLHGAGFLRGDLPPDTAALFERVQEEERQEARSQRNPVSFRVPLLDPDAFLERWLWCVQPIFSRAGALLTAGVILAAAVAALQHLPELVAAGDSVFEPESVLALWFTYPLVKVVHELGHAFAVKRWGGDVHEIGVMFLVFLPVPYVDASASAVFPEKHRRMLVSAAGIGVELLLASLALFVWLVVEPGFVRHVAYAVMLVGGISTLLFNGNPLLRFDGYYVLADAIEIPNLAARGQAFVGALVKQKLLGLRETRLPETAPGETPWLVGYAIASTLYQLGVMLGIALYLAGQFFVLGVALAVFTLLLRVGVPLVRHGSWLLTDPSVGERRGRALLGGGGLLVAALVAVFIVPVPLHTHSPAVTWLPERAHVRAAGEGFVVEVLAEPHRAVRAGDPLFRIRDPLLEARRRAAEARWQELRQELQAFVQKDRVRTEIARERLAGAEAALNRLREQAREEVIRSPLVGMFLLEGGRDWVGRYVRQGDLLGYVLDLGSATARVVVSQDDVALIRERTREVGVRMAHAPTRELPGRIVREVPAAGHRLPTAALGTAGGGPLAVDPADPDGLRTLEPMFQFDLELPPGHLRAVGEFVHVRFDHGAEPVGLRAFRSLRRLFLRQLGV